TGGTAGAAGCATATGCGCAAAAAATTGCTGAAACTTTTGGCAGTGATGCTGAGGTAGAAAAAGTTTATTTCGATGATTATAATTTTAAAGATGTCAAAAATTCACTTCTACAAAATTCATTATTTTCTTCAAAAAATATAATTATTATCAAACGTGAAAAAAAACTTCTTAAAAAAGAAGTGGATGAATTAATCGCTGCTTGTAAACAAAACAAGGACTCTACTGTAATTTTTGCTTGTATTGGGGATGTTGAATTTAAAACAATGGCCAATGCTTTTTCTAAAAAACTTGAAAAATCACAAGAAGCGGTAGTTATTCGCTTTTTTACTCCTTTTGTAAATGAAGCCTTGAAAATTCTTCTTGATTATTCTAAAGCTAAAAATATGAATATTGATAATGCTTCTTTATCCCACTTATACTTTATGCATAAAAATGATTTGAGTTTATGTATTAATGATTTAAACAAACTAAGTATTTTACAAGAATCCATTTCTACTAAAGTGATAGATAATCACTGTTTTGGAATAAGTACTATTTCTTTAGAAGATTTTTTACACAATTTATTGGACAGTAAAAGTATTGCTAAAGATTTGTATTATTTATTAGATGAAGGTATCAATGAAGTTTATTTAATTAATCAAATAACTGCTTTTGTTCAACAGCTTTTTATGATTTGTGCTTATGCCAGAACGATAGGAACACCTGATGCAAAAGAAATTTTAGGTTTTTCACCTCCTAAAAACATTTGGGAGAAAAAAAGCAAACTTGCTATTAGAATCAAGCCAGAGCAGTACTTAGAGATGTTTGATTTTTTATTAAACCTGGAATTAGAGTTTAAATCTTCTAAAGTTAAAGAGCCAAATTTGTATTTACAAGCTTCTCTTAGAAAGTTTTCAGTTTTATTTCGCTAAAATCACCACTTATCTAAACCTTGCTGATGTTTTTATAGATATCGGCTAATACTACGAGGAGATTAAATGTCAAGAATTAGACATTACGAAACTATGTTTATTGTGAAGCCTACACTTTCTGATGAAGAAACTGTAGCACAAATTGAGTTAGTGAAAACTAACATTGAGAAAAATGGTGGTGAGATTGTTGCTTGTGATGATATGGGTTCAAGACCTTTAGCATACGAAATAGACAAACATAAAAGAGGGCATTATTATATTGCATATTTTAAAGCACCTACTGAAGCTATTTTAGAGTTAGAAAGAAATTACAGAATCAATGAAAATATCATTCGTTTTATTTTCATTAAATATGAAAATAACAGAGAAATGGGTGCATATAATAATATGTGTGAAGTTGCTCTTAAAAAAGCTGCTAAATAATTTTTAAACTAGGACTTAAGTATGTATAACAAAACAATTATGGTTGGAAGATTAACCAGAGATATTGAACTAAGATATTTGCCATCAGGGGCAGCAGTTGCTAAAAGCTCAATTGCTACTTCACACAGTTATAAAACTCAAGATGGACAAAAAAAAGAGGAATCTTGTTTCTTAGATTTTAATATTTTTGGTCGAACTGCTGAAGTTGCGAATCAATATATACGAAAAGGTTCAAAAGTTTTATTAGAAGGACGTTTGGTTCTTGAACAATGGACAGCACAAGATGGGTCTAATCGAAGTAAACACTCTTTACGAGTGGATAACATGACTATGTTAGATTCTAAAGCTGATTCAGCTGCATTAGGAGAGCAAGGTGGTAATCAAGGTTACAATCAAGCTCCTCAACAACAGCAACAAAATCAATACAATGCTCCTTCTCAAAATAATTATGGGCAACAACAAAGCGGTGGAAATTCTTATGCTAAGCCTCAAGCGCCAGAGCAAAGAATTCCAGAAATTAACATTGATGAAGATGAAATACCTTTTTAGGATAGGAAATTTAAATGGCTGAAAAAAGAAAATACGGAAGAAAATATTGTAAATATACTGAGATGAAAATTACTTTCATTGATTATAAAAACACTGATTTATTAAAGATTTCAATGAGTGAAAGAGGTAAAATTATGCCTAGAAGACTTACTGGAAACTCTAAAAATGCACAAGAAATGGTTGAAACTGCAATCAAAAGAGCTAGACATATGGCACTTGTTCCATATATTGTTAACACTCAAAACGTTACAGAAGCTGCTTACTCTAGATACTAGAATAAGAAGATTCTAAAAAGGGAAGAACATCTGTTCTTCCCTTTTTTTATGCCTATACTTCTCAAAAGCTATTTTTTTATTAATCCTTTCATAAGTGGATTTTGAGTATTGTACGCTTTACAAAAGAAATTAAGGATATAAAATGACACCACATATACAAGCAAATAAAGATGAGTTTGCAAAAACGGTTTTAATGCCTGGTGATCCATTAAGAGCAAAATATATAGCAGACACTTTTTTAAGTGATGTAAAAGAAGTTAATACAATAAGAAATATGTTGATGTATACAGGAAACTATAATGGAAAAAGAGTTTCTGTTTGTGGTTCTGGAATGGGAGTGCCCTCAATTGGTATTTATTCATACGAATTATTTAAATTTTATGATGTTGATACTATTATTCGAATCGGATCTGCTGGAGCTTATAGCGAAGATTTGAAGCTTTATGATGTTGTTTTAGTTACTGAAGCTTATAGTGATTCGGATACTTTTTCTAAATTAGTGCTTAATGAAGCAAGTCATTTAGCTTACCCAAGTGAAAAAATAAATGAAAAACTAGAAACAAGTGCCCAAACATTAAATATTACTTTGCATAAAACAAGAACACATTCATCTGATGTGTTTTATTCAAGCAGGTCTTTAGAAGATACTATTAAAGATACGGGTGCTAAATGTGTTGAGATGGAATCTACTGGATTATTTGTTAATGCAAAAGCTACAGGTAAACAAGCTGCTTGTTTATTAAGTATCTCAGATCATTTAGTTACAAAAGAAGCGACATCTGCAAAAGAGCGACAAACAACGTTTAATGATATGATTAAGGTTGCTTTAGAGTCTTTATAAAAAATAAATAAAGACATAAATTTATGTCTTTATTTTATAAAAAAGATTTACCTAAAGGAGTGGCTTTAATATTTAAGTGTTGAGCAATACTAGTACTCATATCTGCAAAAGTACTTCTAATACCAATATTTTGAAGGTTTTTGCTTTTTAACATTCCAAATACAGGTACATTTTCCCTTGTATGGTCTGTTCCTTTAAAGGTAGGATCACAACCATGATCGGCTGTAATTATTAATAAATCTTCTTCTTCTAGGGCTTCAATTATTTCTTTAAGTCTTGTATCAAAATACTCTAAACCAGAAGCATATCCTTTTGTATCTCGTCTATGCCCCCATTCCATATCAAAATCAACAAAATTAGTATAAATAATACCGTCTTTTTTTAAGTTTTTCATTTGTTTTAGTGTTTCATCTGCCAAACCTTCTAAACCATAAGCTAAAGCTTTTTTAGAAATTCCATGCCCACAAAAGATATCATATATTTTTCCAATGCCAATTACTTCTTTATTATTAAGAACAGCAGTTTCAAGAACCGATTTTCCACTGGGTCTTAAAGAATAATCTTTTCTGTTTTTAGTTCTTTTAAAACCTTCTTTTTCATTTCCAGTAAATGGCCTTGCAATTACTCTTCCAATACCATGTGAATTGGTAATTTTTCTTACAATTTCACACAAGGCATAAAGATTATCTAACCCAAAACTTTCTTCGTGGGCTGCTATTTGAATAACAGAATCAGCACTGGTATAAAAGATAGGTTTATTGCTTTTAACATGTTCAAGAGCAAAAGTATCAATAACTTCAATTCCACTTGCATGTCTGTTTGCTAACATGCCTTTAATATTACCTTTCTCTATGATTTCATTCATAAGTTCGGCAGAAAAAGCAGGAACAGTTTTTGGATAAAATTGCATTTCAAAATCAATTAGAACCCCTGCCATTTCCCAATGTCCCGATAAAGTATCTTTTCCAATTGATAATTCTTGTGCGGCTCCATAAAAACAATGTTTTACTTCTTTGTTGGTATTTTTTAATTTAAGTGTTTTATTATTGTTTGTTTCGTAGGCTTTTAATAAACCCAAAGAGGTTAAATTAGGAATATCTAAAGTAAATTCATTTGCAATATGACCAAATGTATCCGATCCTTCATCTCCAAAAGCGTTAGCATCCTTGGCATTTCCAATACCAAAAGAGTCCATTACTAACCAAATAACACGTTTCATTTAATACTCTTTCCCATTATCTTTTGAGCCATTTACAATAGCAATTCCAGCACTAACACCTAATCTTGATGCACCAGCTTCAATCATTGCTAGGGCTTTGTCATAATCTCTAATTCCCCCAGATGCTTTTATGAGTACTTCATCTTGAACACATTCTTTCATAATTTGTATATCTTCAATACTTGCGCCTCTTGTTGAAAAACCTGTAGAGGTTTTAATAAAAGTAACGCCTAAGTCTTTACATATTAATGAAACTTTTTTTAATTCATCTTTTGTGATTAATGCTGTTTCAAAAATTACTTTTAAAGTAAGACCTTTACAAGCTTCTTGAACCAGGGCAATATCTTCTTTTACTTTATTATATTCTTTTGCTTTTAAAAAACCAATATTAATTACCATATCTATTTCTTGCGCACCATTTTTGATGGCTGTTTTTGCTTCATATGCTTTTGTCTCTTTAGTACAAGCTCCTAGAGGAAAACCAACTACAGTACAAACTTTTACAGCAGAATTTTCTAAAAAAATTGAAGCTTCTTTAACATAAGAAGAATTGATGCAAACACTAAAAAAATTATATTCTTTTGCCTCTTGGCACAAAGTCTCTATATCCGATACAGTGGCGCTTGGTGCGAGTAATGTATGGTCAATGTATTGTGATAAATTTTTCATGTATTTCCTTTTAATCTAAAGGCGTAGTATAGTATTTAGATATAAAATCAAAGCTTAAGTTAAGCAAGTTCGGCTAATATTTTATTTATGGAAAATAAACAATTAGACACACTTATTCAAAAAGCAATTCTTGCTTATAAAAATGCTTATGCACCTTATAGTAAGTTCAATGTTGGCTCTGCTATTCTTGATGAAAATAATAATATTCACATTGGTTGTAATGTAGAAAATGCTGCTTACCCCTCTGGCTCTTGTGCCGAGGAACAAGCCATTGGAAACATGATTGTTAATGGGGGAAGACTTATTAAAGATATAGTAGTTGTTGGAAAATCAGACTTGCTTGTTACACCTTGTGGGGCTTGTAGACAACGTATACGAGAGTTTTGTGATAAAGATACACTAATACATATTTGCCATAGTAACAAAGGGCACCAAAAAAGTTTTAAGTTAGATGAACTTCTAAGCTACTCATTTGGGCCAGAAAATCTTTAAAGTAGAATAAAATAGAAAACTTGAATTAGTGCTTGGAAAAAAGAGTGTTAATTTATATTTTGTATCTTTTATTTGCTTTAATATATAAACATTAAGGAGTTATTTTATGATTGGAATATTAGGAATCGTATTTTTACTATTGGTTGCGTTTTTATTTTCAAAAAACAGAGGTGCAATTAATAAAAGAACAGTAATAGGTGCATTTGCTTTGCAACTATCAATTGGGGCATTTGTATTATTATTGCCCTTTGGAAAAGGTGTATTACAAGTAATGTCAAATGGGGTAAACTGGGTTTTATCTTTTGCAAATGACGGTATTGTATTTGTACTTGGACCCTTAGCTACATTTAAACTGGGCTTTATTTTTGCGGTTAATGTTTTGGCATTTGTAATCTTTTTTGCAGCTTTTATTTCTGTTTTGTATTATTTAGGAATTATGCAAATTTTTATCAAAACTATTGGTGGGGCTTTGCAAAAACTATTAGGTACATCAAAAACCGAATCTATGGCAGCTGCTGCAAATATTTTTGTAGGACAAACAGAAGCTCCCTTATTGGTTAAACCTTATTTACTTAAAATGACACCTTCTGAACTCTTTGCCGTAATGGTTGGGGGTCTTGCATCTGTAGCTGGGGCCGTTTTAGCTGGGTATGCACAAATGGGTGTTCCTATGGAGTACTTAATTGCAGCTTCTTTTATGGCAGCACCTGGTGGATTATTATTTGCTAAAATCTTAGTTCCTGAAACCCAAATACCTCATGAGCCAACAGATCTTGATATGAAATCAAAGAATGTAAATATTCTAGATGCAGCTGCTGAAGGTTCATCCAATGGTATGACTTTAGCTATTAATATTGCAGCTATGCTTATCGCTGTTATTGCTTTAATTGCATTATTGAATGGATTTTTAGGTTTAATTGGAGAAGGAATTAATTCTGTATTAGGAACAAGTCTTCCTGTTTTATCTTTAACATCTATTTTTGGTTATTTATTAGCACCTGTTGCTTGGTTGATTGGTGTTCCTTGGGAAGAAGCTTCAATAGCTGGTGGAATTTTAGGTCAAAAAGTTATGATTAATGAATTTGTTGCTTATGGGGATTTGATTCGGTATTTCCCTGCTAATATAGCAGAAAGTGGTATGGTTGAATTATCATCTAAAACAATTGCTATTTTAAGTTTTGCTTTATGTGGTTTTGCAAATATTGCTTCTATTGCTATTTTATTAGGTGGCCTTGGAGCTTTAATACCAGAAAGAAGACAAGAAATTGCTAAATTTGGACTTATTGCAGTATTGGGTGGAACACTATCTAACTTAATGAGTGCATCAATTGCAGGGATTTTTATAGGATAAGGAAAATAAATGTTTATACCTCAAGAGTTTATTAAAAAGAAACGTGATAATTTGCTTTTGTCTAAAGATGAAATCAATGAATTTATTAAAGGTGTAAGCGATGGCAGTGTAGCAAATGAACATATAAGTGCTTTTGCTATGGCTGTTTATTTTAACGGCATGAATTTGGATGAGAAAACAAATCTGACTCTTGCTATGAAAAATTCTGGAAATACATTGACATGGGATTTAAATGGTCCCATTGTTGATAAACACTCAACAGGTGGAGTAGGTGATGTTGTATCACTAATGCTTGGCCCCTTACTTGCTGCTTGTGGCGCTTATGTTCCAATGATTTCAGGACGTGGACTTGGTCATACAGGTGGTACCTTAGATAAATTAGAAAGTATTCCCAATTATAATGTTCTTCCAAAAGATTCTTTATTTAAAAATATTGTAAAAGATATTGGTGTTGCTATTATTGGACAAACAAGCTCACTTGCGCCTGCGGATAAAAGAATTTATTCAATTAGAGATGTTACTGCTACGGTTGAAAGTGTACCCATGATTAGTGCATCTATTTTGGCAAAAAAACTTGCTGAAGGTTTAGATACACTTGTGATGGATGTAAAAGTTGGAAGTGGTGCATTTATGCCTACTTATGAGCTCTCAAAAGAACTTGCTCAAAGCATATCGCAAATTGCCAATAAGGCAGGGGTAAAAACCGTCTCAATTTTAACAGATATGAATCAGTGTTTGGCTTACAATGCAGGAAATGCCCTAGAAGTTAAAGAAGCTGTTGCTTATTTAAAAAATACGAATAAAAATCCCCGTTTGCATGAAGTTACTATGGTTCTATGTACACATGCTCTTATTAATTCAAAGCTTGCAAAAGATGAAAAAGAAGCGCGAGGTAAATTAGAAAAAGTTTTATCTTCAGGTCATGCTTTAGAAATCTTTGCAAAAATGACTCATGCTTTGGGTGGACCTGTTGATTTTTGTGATAATCCCGATAAATATTTACAAAAAGCCAATTTTGTTAAAGCGGTGTATGCGCCAAAAGCAGGAATAATTGCAGCAATTGATACTATAGCACTTGGAATGAGTGTTGTTGGTTTAGGTGGAGGAAGAATTCGTTCAAGTGATATGATTGATCACAGTGTAGGATTAGAAAATGTTATTGCTTTAGGAGAAATTGTGGAAAAAGATTCTGTACTTCTAATAATTCATGCAAAAGATGAAAATGCTTATCTTGAAGCGAAACAAAGAGTTTTAGCAGCTATTAAAATTGGAAGTGTAAAACCAAATGTCCAAGAGATATATGAGATATTCTCTTAAACTTTTATAAATACTTAGGAATGAAGATGAAAAATATGTATTCAAAGATAATGTTAAGTTTGATTTTAGGTGCCAGTGTTGTTAGTGCAAATAATGCTGAAGCCTTTAAACTCTCTGTATTTCACGTAAATGATATTCACTCACATATATCAAGTGAACGAATGAAATTAAAAGTAGATGGGGTTAAAACCTATATGCAAATTGGTGGATATGCAAGAATGGTAAACCAGTTAAAAAAATTAAAAGCTAAAAAACCAAACTCTTTAATATTAAATGCAGGAGATACTTTTCAAGGAACATTGTTTTATTCTTTGTTTAAAGGAAAAGCAGATGCAAAAGCTTTAAATTTAATTTCATGGGATGCTTATGCTTTAGGAAATCATGAATTTGATGATGGAGATAAAGCACTGGCTGATTTTCTTGATTTATTAGACGATGATATTACAATGCTTGCTGCTAATGTTGTTCCTGATAAAGGAAATATACTTGAAGGAAAATGGTCTCCTTATGTTATTAAAACAGTGGGAAAAGAAAAAATTGGAATTATTGGAATTGATATAGTTGGCAAAACAATTAAATCTTCTAACCCCAGTGATGAGATTAAATTTTCAGACGAAACAAAAACAGCTCAAAAATATATTAATGAATTAAAAGCCTTGGGTATTAATAAAATTATTGTTTTATCCCATCAAGGATACAAAAATGATTTAAAAATGGCAGCAGCTTTAAGTGGCGTTGATATTATAGTAGGGGGAGACTCTCATTCACTCTTAGGTGATTTTTCAAATCTTGGCTTAAAAAGCACTTCAAATGATTATCCTACTCTTGTTACGTCAAAAGATAATAAACAAGTGTGTGTGGTTCAAGCTTGGGAATATGCTCACTTATTAGGAGATTTAGATGTTGTATTTGATAAAGCTGGGGATGTTTTATATTGTACAGGACAGCCTAAAATTCTAGCGGGAGATGTTTTTAAAAGAAAAAACAAAGACGGTAAAAAAGTAGAAGTAAGTGAAGATGAAAAAACAAAAATCTTAAAGATTCTTACGGCCGCTTCAAACATTGATATTGTAGAAGAGAACAAAGAAGCCTTAAAAATTGTAAAAGAATATGAAGACAAGGTAAATGAGAAAAAAACTATTGTTATTGGTAGTGCTGGTGAAGAAATAGGTCATAGTAGAATTCCAGGGGATACGTATGATAAAAGAAATACTCTTCCTTTAGGAAGTGATATTGCAGCAATTGTTGCTAAATCTTTTTATGATTTAAGTAAATTAGCCGATGCTTGTATTCAAAATGCAGGAGGGGTAAGAACACCTATTATGAAAGGTGATATTTCTATGGGAGATGCATATTCTCTTTTACCTTTTTCAAATACTTTGTTTGAAATTCAAATGACAGGTAGTGAGATTAAACAAGTATTAGAGGATGCTATCGCAAATGTTAAAACAGGAGGATCAACGGGATCATTCCCATACTCTTATGCCTTAAAATATGATGTTGATATGAGTAAAGATATTAATAATACTGTTTCAAATTTAGAAATTCTTAATAGAAAAACTCAAATTTGGGGAGAATTAATAAAAGATAAAATGTATACCATTGTTACAAACTCATATACCGCAGGTGGAAAAGATGGATATACTACTTTTAAAACAGTACAAGATAAAAGAGGTAAGGGAGTAGATACTTATTTAGATTATGCCCTTAGTTTTGTAAAATATGTAGAACATAAAAAAGCCAATAATGAAGAAGTAATGATTTTACCAAAAGATTTACATTCTATTAAAAGCTTCAAAGCAGATACGAAATAGATTTCTTAAGGAAGTAGAAATATCTGCTTCCTTTCTAACATTAGCTAATTACGTTATACTTAACAAAAAGAAATACAATGAAAAATACCCCCCTTCCTTTAATGGATTTACACAGACACTTAGATGGAAATATTAGACCAAAAACAATTTGGCAACTGGCACAAAAAAACAATATTAAACTGCCCACAAGTACTTTAGAAGATTTTATACCTTATGTACAAATACAAAACCAAGAAGCTGATTTAATGGCATTTTTGAAAAAACTTGATTGGGGAGTTGCTGTTTTATCTTCGTTAGATGATGTAAAACAAATTGCTTATGAAAATGTGGAAGACGCGTTTAATGCAGGGTTAAACTATGCAGAACTAAGGTTCTCTCCTTATTATATGGCAATGAATCATAACTTGGATGTTCAAGATGTAGTGGAAGCGATTATTGATGGTATTCAAGTAGGTTTAAAAGATTTTAAAATTAAAATTAAACTTATTGGAATTTTGAGTCGTACTTTTGGAGTAAAGAAGTGTCAGCTTGAATTAGATGCACTTTTAGCTTTTAAGAATAATATCACTGCTATTGATTTAGCAGGGGATGAATATAATTTCCCTGGCTCTCTATTTGTAGAACATTTTAAACAAGTACAAGAGGCCGGTTTGCATATCACTGTTCATGCAGGAGAAGCTGGAGGTGTGCAAAGTATGTATCAAGCAATAGATGAGTTAAAAGCTACACGAATAGGTCATGGCGTAGCTTGTGCTAGTGATGAAGCTCTTATGGATTATATGTTAGAGAAAAATATAGCCATTGAATCCTGTATTACGTCAAATTATCAAACGGGAACTATTGATAGTATTAAAAACCATCCTATTAAAACATTTTTAAACAAAGGTTTAAAGGTATGTTTAAATACAGATGATCCAGCGGTTGAAGGTATAGAGATTAAACATGAATTTGAAATAGCACAAAGTATTGTTGGTTTAGATGACAAAGATATTCTTACTTTAAAACAAAATGCTTTTGATATTTGTTTTTTATCAAAAGATGAGAAAAAAGACTTATTAAACTCTTTATAATATAGTTTACAAAAAAGAGTATGAATTTAGCTTATCACTCCATACATAAAATCTGGCACAGTTGATGTCATAATATTAAATTATTATTTATATTTAAGAGCTCGTGAAAGCTAGCGCATTCGTTCTTTTTCTTTCTTGATTGCAAGAAAGAAACAAAGAAGCAACTGACGGTTGTTGAAGGCTTGCAGCTCCCCTCACTTATCATTTTGTATTTCTAACTTGCGGAACTCCCTAAAACGTGCATTAAAGCACCTTTCTTAACGGTCATACAGTCCTCAGTTTTTTCCGAAATACAAAATAAACGCTCGGCTTCAACAAAGTCAGAACCACTCTCCACGATTACTAATAATAATTTCTTCTTTTTAAAGATAGAAGAATAAAGAACATTGTGTAAGTAAACAATCTTTCATAAGGCTCTTCCCCTGACTTTGTGAAAGCTAAATCTTTTTATTTTTTAACGGAAAAAGGTGAAAACTGTGTGAGCGTCAGAAATGTGCTCTTTAGCACATTGTAGAGAGTTTTATATCATAGCTAACAAATAAAAATATTTAGGAACCCGAAGGGCTTTATCATTTCGTCAGTTGCTTTCTTGTTTCTTCTTTTCAATAAAAGAAGAAAAAAAAGCGCAAAGGTCACTTTGTATGAGCTCTTAAATATAAAAGTGTAGATTCATTCTCAGGGGTGTTTTTTTTCTACTTTTTATCAAAATAAGAAACAAGGACTTATTATCTTCCTCTTTAGAATAAATTACAAAAAATACTTTTTCAGGTATTCTTGGTAGCCTTCTTCATCATAATTTTTTGAATACTTATTCATAAATCCATGTAAATACTTACTTTGGACTATAGATACATTTTTTGTATCTTGTATTTGATTCTTTAGCTCTTCAATGCAAAAATGCTCTTCGTATTTTGGAAAAACTAAGGTCATTTTAAACAAAGGTTTAATATTGGGATAGTGTCTAATTTGAGAAGAATAAAAACATACAGCTCTTGTAATATTTTTATTAAAAAGTATTTCACTTAAAACCCAAATAGCGGATCCTCCCATACTAAAACTAAGTACTTCAAATTCTTCATTTATTTGGCTAATCCTATCTTTTACAATTTTGATATATTCTTCTAATCCAATATTATGGCTAAAATATTCATAAGCATTTTCATCACTAGAAAAATTCATAAATTCCTTTTCATAAGGGTCAATAATTATATAAGGGTTTTTAATATTGTCACATAATTTTACAAGTGCAGGAGTATTTCCAAAGATATCGCTAATAACAAGGGTAAGAATAAAAGATCCTTCTAATAAAATGTATTAAGTATAGATATAAAAAAAGGATTTATAAAAATAAACCCTTTTTATTTAAAGTTTTTCCCAAACAACACCAGAAGGTGTGTCCATTATAGATATGTCCATCAATTTTAATTCATCTCTGATTTGGTCTGAGAGTTCAAAGTTTTTCTCTTTTTTGGCTTCGCTTCTTTTTTCTATTAAAGTTTCTATTTTTAACAATGTTTCTTCATTAATTCCAAATTGAAAATAAGAATAGGGATCATTATGCGCAAAACCTAGAATTTCACTTATGAACTCAAAATTTGCTTGCAGTTCTTTTTTCAGATTTTTATCTTTAGGATTCGCATCTAATTTATCATTAGATACAGTTAAAAGTTCGTCAATAACAGCCAAAGCTTTTGAGGTATTTAAATCATCATTTAAAGCATTTAGCATATCATCTTTAAACGTTTTATTTACTTTTGAACTTTGCATCCCATACACTCTTTTTTTAAGTCTATAGATTTTATCAAGACGTTTTTTAGAAGCTAGTAAATCTTCTTCAGAGAAATTAAAATCTGCTCTGTAATGTGAGGTAAATAAATAAAATCGTATTACTTCTCCTGAATAGGATTTTAGAATATCTTTTAAGAAAAAAGAATTGCCTAAAGATTTAGACATCTTTTCACCATTTACTGTAATAAAACCATTGTGCATCCAATATTTAGCAAGGCTTGTATTACTAGAACATCTCGTTTGCGCCGCTTCATTTTCATGGTGAGGAAAAAGTAAATCAGCACCTCCTCCATGAATATCAATTTGGTAAGCTTCATTTTTATACGCAAGATGTTTTTTTATCATTGCAGAACACTCAATATGCCATCCAGGTCGCCCTAGACCAAAAGGAGCTTCATAAGATACATCCACTTCTTTGGCAAATTTCCATAAAGCAAAATCACTTTGATTTCTTTTCTCTTCATTAATCTTAACACGTGCAAGTGAATTTTCATCACTGGCTCTTTTTGATAAAGAACCAT
The Campylobacteraceae bacterium genome window above contains:
- the deoA gene encoding thymidine phosphorylase, translating into MFIPQEFIKKKRDNLLLSKDEINEFIKGVSDGSVANEHISAFAMAVYFNGMNLDEKTNLTLAMKNSGNTLTWDLNGPIVDKHSTGGVGDVVSLMLGPLLAACGAYVPMISGRGLGHTGGTLDKLESIPNYNVLPKDSLFKNIVKDIGVAIIGQTSSLAPADKRIYSIRDVTATVESVPMISASILAKKLAEGLDTLVMDVKVGSGAFMPTYELSKELAQSISQIANKAGVKTVSILTDMNQCLAYNAGNALEVKEAVAYLKNTNKNPRLHEVTMVLCTHALINSKLAKDEKEARGKLEKVLSSGHALEIFAKMTHALGGPVDFCDNPDKYLQKANFVKAVYAPKAGIIAAIDTIALGMSVVGLGGGRIRSSDMIDHSVGLENVIALGEIVEKDSVLLIIHAKDENAYLEAKQRVLAAIKIGSVKPNVQEIYEIFS
- the nadN gene encoding NAD nucleotidase, coding for MKNMYSKIMLSLILGASVVSANNAEAFKLSVFHVNDIHSHISSERMKLKVDGVKTYMQIGGYARMVNQLKKLKAKKPNSLILNAGDTFQGTLFYSLFKGKADAKALNLISWDAYALGNHEFDDGDKALADFLDLLDDDITMLAANVVPDKGNILEGKWSPYVIKTVGKEKIGIIGIDIVGKTIKSSNPSDEIKFSDETKTAQKYINELKALGINKIIVLSHQGYKNDLKMAAALSGVDIIVGGDSHSLLGDFSNLGLKSTSNDYPTLVTSKDNKQVCVVQAWEYAHLLGDLDVVFDKAGDVLYCTGQPKILAGDVFKRKNKDGKKVEVSEDEKTKILKILTAASNIDIVEENKEALKIVKEYEDKVNEKKTIVIGSAGEEIGHSRIPGDTYDKRNTLPLGSDIAAIVAKSFYDLSKLADACIQNAGGVRTPIMKGDISMGDAYSLLPFSNTLFEIQMTGSEIKQVLEDAIANVKTGGSTGSFPYSYALKYDVDMSKDINNTVSNLEILNRKTQIWGELIKDKMYTIVTNSYTAGGKDGYTTFKTVQDKRGKGVDTYLDYALSFVKYVEHKKANNEEVMILPKDLHSIKSFKADTK
- the add gene encoding adenosine deaminase — translated: MKNTPLPLMDLHRHLDGNIRPKTIWQLAQKNNIKLPTSTLEDFIPYVQIQNQEADLMAFLKKLDWGVAVLSSLDDVKQIAYENVEDAFNAGLNYAELRFSPYYMAMNHNLDVQDVVEAIIDGIQVGLKDFKIKIKLIGILSRTFGVKKCQLELDALLAFKNNITAIDLAGDEYNFPGSLFVEHFKQVQEAGLHITVHAGEAGGVQSMYQAIDELKATRIGHGVACASDEALMDYMLEKNIAIESCITSNYQTGTIDSIKNHPIKTFLNKGLKVCLNTDDPAVEGIEIKHEFEIAQSIVGLDDKDILTLKQNAFDICFLSKDEKKDLLNSL
- a CDS encoding cysteine--tRNA ligase yields the protein MEKIHFFDSLKKQKVLFEPICDNEVKIYVCGPTVYDDSHLGHAKSAVTFDLLHRVLKSNGYSVNMTKNFTDIDDKIIKKMHTTNQSLETITHFYINEYKNDMKTLNNLENTHEPKATDNIEAMIEMINNLMQKDIAYKISDGIYFDTSKDKEYGSLSKRASDENSLARVKINEEKRNQSDFALWKFAKEVDVSYEAPFGLGRPGWHIECSAMIKKHLAYKNEAYQIDIHGGGADLLFPHHENEAAQTRCSSNTSLAKYWMHNGFITVNGEKMSKSLGNSFFLKDILKSYSGEVIRFYLFTSHYRADFNFSEEDLLASKKRLDKIYRLKKRVYGMQSSKVNKTFKDDMLNALNDDLNTSKALAVIDELLTVSNDKLDANPKDKNLKKELQANFEFISEILGFAHNDPYSYFQFGINEETLLKIETLIEKRSEAKKEKNFELSDQIRDELKLMDISIMDTPSGVVWEKL